The Chryseobacterium phocaeense genome includes the window TTTTCAATTTTATTGATGTGTATGTATAGATCAGTTAATTGTGATTCATTAATATCAGTGAAATTTTTGACAACGTATAATGTACGATTACCCAGCCTTGGCAGAATAATTTCCATTATTTTAATATAGTGGTCAATAGAATCATATGATAGTCCGGCTGTGAACACAACCAGCTTGTCATTTGTTTTTAATAGATAATAAGTAAATACCAGAAAGTTTTCTATCGCTTCACATGAGTTTAAGTGATCATCTTTAAAACCTATTATTTTTTCAAATTCACGTTTTAATTTGTTCTTACCTCTTAGTCTGCTATAACTATTTCCATAAATTTTAACAGCCTTTTCAATGGGGAAATTTACGGCGGTAAAATCTTTGTTATCAAGTAAGCTTTGATAATCGCTGTCTATATCTGTTACTATTAAGCTCATTTTAATTATTTAGTCTGAAATTCTTAATTGGGATCCCGATTTAAACTGCTCTGCTCCAGTTCCACACTGTGTTGGTATAGCCTAAACGGCTATTTCCTTCAGGTTTTCTACAAATGTAATATATTGATTCCTAGTTCAGGTAAAAACCACTATGAAAAAACAGTGGTTTTTATTGTGGATACGAGCAAGACACTCCCGCCAACCGGGACTTTGTGAAACTTCTATAACTAATATTTTAGATGATATTCTCGTTTTCTTCTTAATTATCAACTACAACACTCCTCCAAGCTGTTTTACAACTGTCTTTCCATTCTTTTGGGAAATTTTCATCAGTCAATATACTTTTAGGTATTGATACATATTTTAGTTTCTTAACTTTTTTTTCCTGTTTTAGGACGTAGAAAAAAGGAGAATCTTTGTATTTTAAAAAATTATCTCCAACATTTACACTATCAATACTTTCTCCTAAAAAAATTAAAGTATCTGTTTTGTTAAATCTTGAAATGAGCGTGTGAGTAAAAAGATTTTTTCTTACGGCAACTTTCTTTTTTATCTTTCCTTTTATCTCGACCTTAATATCTGCTAAAATAAATTTATTCTCATTTTTTGGAGAATAAATAAATAGAAATAATATTAGACCTGCAATTGCAAATGCTGAAATTAGGTATAATAATTTTTTTCTTCCCATTTAAAATATTTTTTTTAAAAGTATATAATCTGACCAAAATACTTTAGCTCCAACACTCCCACCATGTCCAACCCCATTAGAAATTGTAACCCATGTTGTTTTACTTTTTTGACCTTGCCACAATTCTCCATCGTTTGTTCTATTACCCCAAGATTTAGAATATCCCCAGATCCCAACTCCAAAGGCATGTCCAGAAGATTTTCCGGCATATCCTTCTGCATTAAAGTTCTTCTTATCATTATCAACAAATGTAGAATAAAATTTACTAACGCCTACTGAGCCTTCAAGACCTGTATTTCCTCCTTTATAACCATATAGAAAGCCACTCCCGGCATTATCGCCAGATATAAAATAAACAAACGATACCCCTCCATTCATTCCTCCTCCAAATGTTCCACTATAATCAAGGCTAAAACCTACTGCGTGAACGCCTTTTTTCTTATAATCTTCTAAATTTATCGTCATCGGATTTCCAATTTCAACATCTGTGTCTATTTGTACATCCTTTTTAATATCTGAAATAATACGGTACATAATATGTCCTTTATTATTTCTTATTATTATATCATCAGGCTTATTGTTTTTAAATTTCGAAAAATCAATCCCTTTAAAATATTCTTTTCCTAAAGTAAAATCAAGCATATCTGAGCCTACAGCTGGACTATCAACACCTGGGGTATCATAGCCCAATGTAATACGACCATTCGAAAAACCACTTCCTGTATTCTTCCAGGATCCTCCAAGTTCAACCATGGTTTCCAGAGAACTCTTTCTTTCCTTTCTTCCATCCGGATCTATAAATGTCAGTGGATTATTATAGGCATATCGATAAGGTGACCATGCCCTGCTGGTTTCTGCTAATGGATCTATCACTCCCCATCTCCCAATATCAGACATATACATCCTGGCGCCATAATCATTCCAGCCTGTTTCTTTTTGCAGTTCCTTTCCGTTGTACTGATAATTGTACGCAGGATTTCCATCCAAAGCATTGTATCCTGTGTGTCTTAAACCAAATGGATAATAATTGTTTTCTTCAATGATCTCTGCTCCTGTTCCAGCACTGTTTCTGGTGTAGCTTAAACGGGTATTTCCTAAGTGATCCGTATAGTTGTAAATATACTTATTATTTTCAAAATTATAGTAACCTTCCGCTGTAGGGACGAATCGGAGGGTCAGGGGAGCACTTGCCGATAATCCCTGGGTCTCATATTGGAAACTGTCCAGGTATTCTGTTGTTCTGGAAGTCTCCATATTCTGCCTGCCCATCCCATAGGTATAGATCTTTTTAAGCTTGGTACCATCTGCTTTGTAGAAATATTTTGTATTGACATTGTATTCACCATCTGTAGCTCTGGGCACAAAAGTCTGATCAAACTTCACATAATTAGGTAAATTCAGAAAGTTATAATTAATCTGTAAAACACCTTTGTCCACATGATCTTTCATATTCCCATTATCATCATAGGTAATGGTATTTCCAGAACTATCAGGATAACCACTATAATTTCCCGAGATATCAGCCACAGAGTTAAGTCTGTTTCCTGTATACTGATAAACCAGATTATCCATAAGCTGTGCTGTTCCGGAAAAACTCTTTCCATTTCTTTGTAAAGAGGTGATATTTCCGTTCAGGTCATAGGCTAAGGTCTCATTAAAAAATCCGTTTTGCGGAAGAGAAGCTCCGGGCTCGGAATAAACTCCTTTTGTCAGCCTGCTGAGACCATCATATTCATAATTGTATTGTCTTAAAACCTGATCGGAAGCTGTTTTCCAGTTCACTTCTGCAATGTTTCCATTGTATTTTCCAGGAGCAATTCCCGGAGACTGTGGATTATGGTATTTTAATTCATAGCCGAAAAGCTTAGTTCCCAAAGCAGCCGGATCATTCATTTTGGTAAGCGCTCCACGGATGTTGTAGGTATAATCTATACTCTGAAGATTACTGCCTACTTTTTTATTGGAAAGCTGGGACAGTTCATTATACGTATTTTCCGACAGTAATTCCTGAGGCTGGGTACCAACCTGATGATAATGTTTTTTCAGGCGGTTCTGGCTGTCATATTCAAACGTTTGTACCAGGACTTTCTCCGTGTCGGTGCTGAGCCTTTTGTGATAGACCTTGGTCTGTTTGGCCAGGCCTGTAAAATCAAATTCAGATTCTGTTTTGGTATAACCTCCCAGGTGATTGATAGTATGGGTCCCTGCTGCACGGCCTTTGGTATCATAATAGACATAATTCTTCGTCCAGCTGTCATCATCAATATTCTTTACAAGGCTTAACGTAGGGAGCGCCTTAGTACTTACGGAAGCATTCTGTCCGTCCGTAATGATGGTTTGGCCCAGTATTGAGCCGGGAAAAGCCGGAG containing:
- a CDS encoding DUF6443 domain-containing protein, with the protein product MKKILNIFCIIAAGVFFSAQQTDTENYIYSKSCLDADCVKKAETVQYFDGLGRPKQSVAVKASPSGKDVVSHIEYDQYGRVSKSYLPVPQTETRNGGIYENPLANATSPGIYGSEKIYAQQVIENSPLERVKQSTGTGNAWSGKHVDFQYTTNTTSDGVKKYPLITTWTDGRSHSVPGVPTVFAVNTLMKTSVTDEDGNMVTEFKNGKGQTVLVRKNTGTANVDTYYLYDLYGRLAYVVPPLASGSSSLDQATLDNLCYQYRYDGLGRLVEKKLPGKGWEYLIYNKADQLVMSQDANLRVQNKWMLTKYDQFGRIVLTGITNNTATRQSLQTSITGAAYTFELRSAGSFTISGMPIYYTNRALPASLIQVLSINYYDTYPNYSFAPAFPGSILGQTIITDGQNASVSTKALPTLSLVKNIDDDSWTKNYVYYDTKGRAAGTHTINHLGGYTKTESEFDFTGLAKQTKVYHKRLSTDTEKVLVQTFEYDSQNRLKKHYHQVGTQPQELLSENTYNELSQLSNKKVGSNLQSIDYTYNIRGALTKMNDPAALGTKLFGYELKYHNPQSPGIAPGKYNGNIAEVNWKTASDQVLRQYNYEYDGLSRLTKGVYSEPGASLPQNGFFNETLAYDLNGNITSLQRNGKSFSGTAQLMDNLVYQYTGNRLNSVADISGNYSGYPDSSGNTITYDDNGNMKDHVDKGVLQINYNFLNLPNYVKFDQTFVPRATDGEYNVNTKYFYKADGTKLKKIYTYGMGRQNMETSRTTEYLDSFQYETQGLSASAPLTLRFVPTAEGYYNFENNKYIYNYTDHLGNTRLSYTRNSAGTGAEIIEENNYYPFGLRHTGYNALDGNPAYNYQYNGKELQKETGWNDYGARMYMSDIGRWGVIDPLAETSRAWSPYRYAYNNPLTFIDPDGRKERKSSLETMVELGGSWKNTGSGFSNGRITLGYDTPGVDSPAVGSDMLDFTLGKEYFKGIDFSKFKNNKPDDIIIRNNKGHIMYRIISDIKKDVQIDTDVEIGNPMTINLEDYKKKGVHAVGFSLDYSGTFGGGMNGGVSFVYFISGDNAGSGFLYGYKGGNTGLEGSVGVSKFYSTFVDNDKKNFNAEGYAGKSSGHAFGVGIWGYSKSWGNRTNDGELWQGQKSKTTWVTISNGVGHGGSVGAKVFWSDYILLKKIF